Proteins co-encoded in one Acidobacteriota bacterium genomic window:
- a CDS encoding cbb3-type cytochrome c oxidase subunit I: MTTLAEPLVHTQPGFLDAPGRKGLLGWVLSTDHKRVGILYLYSMVAFFFVGVALGVFMRLEQLTEGRTLMSAQTYNALFTVHGVIMIFMFVVPGLSAVFGNFFLPILIGAKDVAFPRLNLASWYCLVIGACLAVLSLFTGPGAPDTGWTFYVPFSMKSGTNVSLAVFSAVVMGFSSILTGLNFITTVHRLRAPGMTWHRMPLFCWSLYATSWIQILATPILGITFILVMLERLFGIGIFDPAKGGDPILYQHLFWIYSHPAVYIMILPAMGAISEILPTFARRTIFGYRAIAYSSLSIAAFGSLVWAHHMFTSGMSAFGNMIFSLLTMIVAIPSAIKVFNWTATLYKGSIEMSPPLLYALTFIFLFCIGGLTGVMQGALAINQHVHDTYFIVGHFHYVMFGGTGFAFFAALLYWFPKMFGRDYNRKVAYAAWIPLFVGFNLLYFTMLILGYMGMPRRYYDHLPQYHTGHLVATVGSWILVLGLVVLFGNFVAALLRGRKAEDNPWGGVTLEWKIPSPPPQENFETVPTVTGPPYSFGKEGGP; this comes from the coding sequence ATGACGACGCTCGCGGAACCGCTGGTCCACACGCAGCCCGGCTTTCTGGACGCTCCCGGCCGAAAGGGCCTCCTCGGCTGGGTCCTTTCCACGGACCACAAGAGGGTGGGCATTCTCTACCTGTACTCCATGGTGGCCTTCTTCTTCGTGGGGGTCGCGCTGGGCGTTTTCATGCGGCTGGAGCAGTTGACGGAGGGCCGGACGCTCATGTCGGCCCAGACCTACAACGCGCTCTTCACCGTGCACGGCGTGATCATGATCTTCATGTTCGTGGTCCCCGGACTTTCGGCGGTCTTCGGAAACTTCTTCCTTCCGATCCTCATCGGCGCCAAGGACGTGGCCTTTCCCCGGCTCAACCTCGCCTCGTGGTACTGCCTCGTCATCGGCGCGTGCCTGGCCGTTCTCTCCCTCTTCACGGGGCCCGGCGCTCCCGACACGGGGTGGACCTTCTACGTCCCCTTCAGCATGAAATCGGGCACGAACGTATCCCTGGCCGTTTTCTCCGCCGTGGTCATGGGCTTCTCTTCCATCCTCACGGGGCTCAACTTCATCACGACGGTCCACCGGCTCCGGGCTCCCGGAATGACGTGGCACCGCATGCCCCTCTTCTGCTGGTCCCTCTACGCCACCTCCTGGATCCAGATTCTGGCCACCCCCATCCTGGGGATCACCTTCATCCTGGTGATGCTCGAGCGGCTTTTCGGAATCGGGATCTTCGATCCGGCCAAGGGCGGCGACCCGATCCTGTACCAGCACCTCTTCTGGATCTACTCCCACCCGGCCGTCTACATCATGATCCTCCCCGCCATGGGCGCCATCAGCGAGATCCTGCCGACCTTCGCCAGGAGGACCATCTTCGGATATCGGGCCATCGCGTATTCCTCGCTCTCCATCGCCGCCTTCGGCTCCCTGGTCTGGGCCCACCACATGTTCACCTCGGGCATGAGCGCCTTCGGCAACATGATCTTCTCCCTTCTCACCATGATCGTGGCCATCCCCAGCGCCATCAAGGTCTTCAACTGGACGGCGACGCTTTACAAAGGCTCCATCGAGATGAGCCCGCCCCTCCTGTACGCCCTGACCTTCATCTTCCTCTTCTGCATCGGGGGGCTCACGGGCGTCATGCAGGGGGCCCTGGCCATCAACCAGCACGTCCACGACACCTACTTCATCGTGGGCCACTTCCACTACGTCATGTTCGGCGGAACGGGCTTCGCCTTCTTCGCGGCCCTCCTTTACTGGTTTCCCAAGATGTTCGGGAGGGACTACAACCGAAAGGTAGCCTACGCGGCGTGGATCCCGCTGTTCGTGGGCTTCAACCTCCTGTACTTCACCATGCTCATCCTGGGCTACATGGGGATGCCGCGCAGGTATTACGACCATCTGCCCCAGTACCACACGGGCCACCTCGTCGCCACGGTGGGCTCCTGGATCCTGGTTCTGGGGCTCGTGGTCCTCTTCGGGAACTTCGTGGCGGCGCTCCTGCGCGGGCGCAAGGCCGAGGACAACCCCTGGGGGGGAGTCACCCTCGAGTGGAAGATCCCTTCTCCGCCTCCCCAGGAGAACTTTGAGACCGTCCCCACGGTGACGGGTCCGCCCTACTCCTTCGGGAAGGAGGGGGGGCCATGA
- a CDS encoding cytochrome c, protein MIEQYVDAAELRRLLSALLVVVGVILLACLFAVIVVPGLRNANRPAAAPAVPVVGGETGWLDPAEYPPARGYDVPPVRPEEVLSATPALLARGRALFEQNCRSCHGPEGRGDGPAAQGLAPPPRDFASPQGWKNGPGIPEIYRTLEKGIPGSSMGAYDYLPAKDRMALVHYVQSLGSFSHGDVPEALEAFGRQFATAGERVPNKIPVTLAAARLREEFRPPEPLRAEGPGAEILREEAWDLARVALALQGAQTWRKSPAALAEHVLPSVPENGFRPRVAACSAEEWTILHAALLAAVDRDEKGGGEGGKRS, encoded by the coding sequence ATGATCGAACAGTACGTGGACGCGGCCGAATTGCGACGACTCCTCTCCGCCCTTCTGGTCGTGGTCGGAGTGATCCTCCTGGCCTGCCTCTTCGCCGTGATCGTGGTTCCGGGCCTCCGGAACGCGAACCGGCCCGCCGCCGCTCCCGCCGTGCCGGTGGTGGGGGGGGAGACGGGGTGGCTCGATCCAGCCGAGTACCCGCCGGCCAGGGGGTACGACGTGCCGCCCGTGCGGCCGGAGGAGGTCCTGTCGGCCACGCCCGCGCTCCTGGCCCGCGGCAGGGCGCTCTTCGAGCAGAATTGCCGGTCCTGCCACGGGCCCGAAGGCCGGGGGGACGGTCCCGCCGCCCAAGGCCTCGCCCCGCCTCCGAGGGACTTCGCCAGCCCCCAGGGCTGGAAGAACGGGCCGGGCATTCCTGAAATCTACAGGACCCTCGAGAAGGGGATTCCGGGCTCCTCCATGGGCGCCTACGACTACCTCCCGGCCAAGGACCGCATGGCCCTGGTCCACTACGTGCAAAGCCTCGGCTCGTTTTCCCACGGCGACGTTCCGGAAGCCCTCGAAGCCTTCGGCAGGCAGTTCGCGACGGCCGGCGAACGAGTTCCCAACAAGATTCCGGTGACCCTCGCGGCGGCGCGGCTCCGAGAAGAATTCCGGCCGCCCGAGCCGCTTCGCGCCGAAGGTCCGGGCGCCGAAATCCTGCGGGAGGAGGCGTGGGACCTGGCGAGGGTGGCCCTGGCCCTGCAGGGCGCCCAAACCTGGAGGAAAAGCCCGGCGGCCCTGGCGGAACACGTTCTCCCCTCCGTGCCGGAGAACGGGTTCCGGCCTCGCGTCGCGGCCTGTTCGGCCGAGGAATGGACGATCCTCCACGCGGCCCTCTTGGCCGCCGTGGACCGGGACGAGAAGGGCGGGGGAGAAGGGGGGAAGCGGTCATGA
- a CDS encoding quinol:electron acceptor oxidoreductase subunit ActD, with translation MTGGERMVTAETAAEPGGKAFAVLGLFETAEDILAAAQGLRDKGLGRLEAYTPYPVHGLDAALGHRRSPLAGMVLVMGFIGAVSAFLFQMWATGIDYPIVVGGKAPMAWQAFIPILFEVMVLFATFTAGLGMLLLMNRLPFYGHPILSSASIGKITRDRFALSLEAYGGAFDAREARAALEEAGATEVEILPAPEPSGPWSANYLLKGFFAVGAACLVAGYATYWAVKLFPVLPPMVHMEDQPKLDPQEPSALFRDGRGMQSPPSGTVARGFLPYSPAAPEEAAGLANPLPRTEPVLDRGQKAYRTHCAVCHGVLGDGVPTLTASYGAKPANLQARAIRELSDGKIYDAIVRGKNAMPSYAPHLSVEDRWSVVHYVRVLQRAQNATDEDLERGGRP, from the coding sequence ATGACGGGCGGAGAGCGGATGGTGACGGCGGAAACCGCGGCTGAACCGGGTGGGAAAGCCTTCGCGGTGCTGGGGCTCTTCGAGACCGCGGAAGACATCCTGGCGGCCGCCCAGGGCCTGAGGGACAAGGGACTGGGCCGCCTGGAAGCCTACACCCCCTATCCCGTGCACGGGCTCGACGCGGCCCTGGGCCATCGGCGCTCCCCCCTGGCGGGGATGGTGCTCGTCATGGGGTTCATCGGCGCCGTCTCGGCCTTCCTCTTCCAAATGTGGGCCACGGGGATCGACTACCCCATCGTCGTGGGCGGAAAGGCCCCCATGGCCTGGCAGGCCTTCATTCCGATCCTCTTCGAAGTGATGGTCCTCTTCGCCACGTTCACGGCGGGCCTGGGAATGCTCCTGCTGATGAATCGGCTTCCCTTCTACGGGCACCCCATCCTCTCCTCGGCCTCCATCGGGAAGATCACGCGCGACCGCTTCGCCCTTTCTCTGGAGGCATATGGTGGGGCCTTCGACGCGCGGGAGGCCCGGGCGGCCCTGGAGGAGGCCGGAGCGACGGAGGTGGAAATCCTTCCGGCGCCGGAGCCTTCCGGGCCGTGGTCGGCAAATTACCTGCTCAAGGGATTCTTCGCCGTCGGGGCGGCCTGCCTCGTGGCCGGGTACGCCACCTACTGGGCCGTCAAGTTGTTCCCTGTCCTTCCCCCGATGGTGCACATGGAAGACCAACCCAAGCTCGACCCGCAGGAACCCAGCGCCCTATTCCGGGACGGGCGCGGCATGCAGTCGCCGCCCTCGGGTACTGTGGCGAGGGGATTTCTGCCTTACTCTCCGGCCGCCCCGGAGGAGGCCGCCGGCCTGGCCAACCCCCTTCCCCGAACGGAGCCCGTCCTCGATCGGGGCCAGAAGGCCTACCGCACGCATTGCGCCGTTTGCCACGGCGTCCTGGGGGACGGAGTGCCCACCCTCACGGCGTCCTACGGCGCCAAGCCCGCGAATCTCCAGGCCCGGGCCATCCGGGAGCTTTCGGACGGGAAGATTTACGACGCCATCGTGCGGGGGAAGAACGCCATGCCCTCCTACGCGCCGCACCTCTCCGTGGAGGACCGATGGTCGGTGGTTCATTACGTGCGCGTCCTGCAGAGGGCGCAGAACGCGACGGACGAGGACCTGGAAAGGGGAGGACGGCCATGA
- a CDS encoding cytochrome C oxidase subunit IV family protein: MSDYASHRESDGHAGPGYGMYVAVWAVLLALTALLVLLSRFGQRAAVAGLLTITPVKAALVFYYFMHLRYERALLKGVLIVTLGTLLIFFGLTYADVAFR; the protein is encoded by the coding sequence ATGAGCGACTACGCGAGTCACCGCGAATCGGACGGGCACGCCGGCCCCGGCTATGGAATGTACGTGGCCGTATGGGCCGTCCTGCTCGCCCTCACGGCGCTCCTCGTCCTGTTGAGCCGGTTCGGTCAGCGGGCGGCCGTGGCCGGCCTCCTGACCATCACGCCCGTCAAGGCGGCCCTCGTTTTCTATTACTTCATGCACCTTAGGTACGAGCGAGCGCTCCTGAAGGGGGTCCTCATCGTGACCCTGGGGACCCTTCTCATCTTCTTCGGCCTGACCTACGCCGACGTGGCCTTCCGGTGA
- a CDS encoding quinol:cytochrome C oxidoreductase, with product MIRSPRWLLASAAVGAAGVGASWSFSPPERFWSNWLLWFLFFATLALGALFLVALEHLVGARWSVPLRRMPERLSSLLFLAAALGAAALLSLPVLYPWTRPEAHHDPFVVGKLHAWLNAPFFSARFVACVALWVLSYWVLVRGSLRQDATADPALTVRFRRFAPAFMAIYALSVTLLAFDWLSSLDPAWYSDIFGVYVFAGSFLSGLAATALGAVHLLERGRLGGVRRDHLYNLGGFLFAFTVFWSYIGFAQYMLMWYADLPEEVYWYADRTGSGWQFVVLGLAMVHFVIPFFALIPREKKGEHGPLKRIAALYLLAHLLDLYWLIFPSNFKSPVFSWPEASFAIFFVSVGFLWVRRSMAMGRDAPEGDPFLKEGLEFRL from the coding sequence ATGATTCGCTCTCCCAGGTGGCTCCTCGCCTCCGCCGCCGTCGGTGCCGCGGGCGTCGGCGCGTCCTGGTCCTTCTCCCCACCCGAGCGCTTCTGGTCGAATTGGCTCCTGTGGTTTCTCTTCTTCGCCACGCTCGCCTTGGGAGCCCTGTTCCTCGTGGCCCTGGAACACCTCGTCGGGGCCCGGTGGAGCGTGCCCCTGCGCAGAATGCCGGAACGGCTTTCTTCGCTCCTGTTCCTCGCCGCCGCGCTGGGGGCCGCGGCCCTCCTTTCTCTGCCCGTCCTCTATCCCTGGACGCGCCCGGAGGCCCACCACGATCCGTTCGTCGTCGGCAAGCTGCACGCGTGGCTCAACGCGCCGTTCTTCTCGGCGCGCTTCGTGGCGTGCGTGGCTCTCTGGGTCCTTTCCTACTGGGTGCTCGTGCGCGGTTCGCTCCGTCAGGACGCCACCGCCGACCCGGCCCTGACGGTCCGGTTCCGGCGCTTCGCGCCCGCCTTCATGGCCATCTACGCCTTGTCGGTGACCCTCCTGGCCTTCGACTGGCTGTCCAGCCTCGATCCGGCTTGGTACAGCGATATTTTCGGCGTGTACGTCTTCGCCGGGTCGTTCCTTTCGGGCCTGGCGGCCACCGCTCTGGGCGCCGTGCATCTTCTGGAACGGGGACGGCTCGGGGGGGTTCGACGGGACCACCTTTACAACCTGGGCGGTTTCCTTTTCGCCTTCACGGTGTTCTGGTCCTACATCGGGTTCGCCCAGTACATGCTCATGTGGTACGCCGACCTTCCCGAGGAGGTTTACTGGTACGCGGACCGCACGGGCTCGGGATGGCAATTCGTCGTGCTCGGGCTGGCGATGGTCCACTTCGTCATCCCGTTCTTCGCCCTCATCCCGAGGGAAAAGAAGGGCGAGCACGGCCCGCTGAAGCGGATCGCGGCCCTCTATCTCCTCGCGCACCTGCTTGACCTCTACTGGCTGATCTTTCCCTCGAACTTCAAGAGCCCGGTCTTCTCCTGGCCCGAGGCCTCCTTTGCCATCTTTTTCGTCTCGGTGGGGTTCCTGTGGGTGAGGCGCTCCATGGCCATGGGCCGGGACGCGCCCGAAGGCGATCCCTTCCTCAAGGAGGGGCTGGAGTTCCGCCTATGA
- a CDS encoding SCO family protein, protein MMARFLIPAVLFLAPLVLTAQESEAAAGDVGIVEVLGRSAALDATLKDEEGRDVTLRQILDKPTVLTLNYFRCAGICTPLLNGVVEFLNRLDGAEPGRDFQVVTVSFDPTDTPEIALRKKQNYLKQMKRPFPPSAWRFLTGTAESTKALCDSVGFRFRQEGDQFVHPGAIVFLSPEGRVTRYMYGVTFLPADVAMAVEEARRGQAEPTINKLLAFCYSYDPAGRRYVFNVTRLAGAATLVLAGAFVAVLVLRRKGRGDSTAGAPS, encoded by the coding sequence ATGATGGCTCGATTCCTGATACCGGCGGTCCTGTTCCTGGCGCCCCTCGTCTTGACGGCTCAAGAGTCCGAAGCGGCCGCGGGGGACGTGGGGATCGTCGAGGTCCTGGGGCGCTCGGCGGCCCTCGATGCGACCCTGAAGGACGAGGAGGGCCGGGACGTCACGCTCCGGCAGATCCTGGACAAGCCGACGGTCCTGACGCTGAACTACTTTCGGTGCGCGGGCATCTGCACGCCCCTTCTCAACGGCGTCGTGGAGTTTCTCAACCGCCTGGACGGGGCCGAACCCGGGCGGGACTTCCAGGTGGTCACGGTGAGCTTCGACCCGACGGACACGCCCGAGATCGCCCTGCGAAAGAAGCAGAACTACCTCAAGCAGATGAAACGCCCCTTCCCGCCCTCGGCCTGGCGCTTTCTCACGGGCACGGCGGAGAGCACCAAGGCCCTGTGCGACTCCGTGGGGTTCCGATTTCGCCAGGAGGGGGACCAGTTCGTCCACCCGGGGGCGATCGTCTTCCTTTCCCCCGAGGGACGCGTGACGCGGTACATGTACGGAGTGACCTTCCTGCCCGCCGACGTGGCCATGGCCGTCGAAGAGGCGCGGCGCGGGCAGGCCGAACCGACCATCAACAAGCTCCTCGCCTTTTGCTACAGCTACGACCCAGCCGGCAGGCGATACGTGTTCAACGTGACGCGCCTGGCGGGCGCGGCGACCCTCGTCCTGGCGGGGGCCTTCGTCGCGGTCTTGGTCCTGCGGCGAAAAGGGCGCGGAGATTCGACCGCAGGGGCCCCATCATGA
- a CDS encoding cytochrome c oxidase subunit 3 family protein, with product MNAPAHGEHHDPFAAKLGMWLFLVTEILLFGGLFIAYSYMRARYPHEFHHAGGSLSIPIGVANTAVLLTSSLTMVLAVAAAHRGNLKRSLLLTWSTVALGGLFLVNKGFEWAAKFHHGVYPNSDHMASLPAGERVFFGLYFSMTGLHAAHVIAGMAVLSVLAILIAKGRIGARNPVVLENGGLYWHLVDVVWIYLLPLFYLAA from the coding sequence ATGAACGCTCCCGCCCACGGCGAGCACCACGACCCCTTCGCGGCCAAGCTGGGAATGTGGCTCTTCCTCGTTACGGAGATCCTCCTCTTTGGAGGCCTCTTCATCGCGTATTCGTACATGAGGGCGCGGTATCCCCACGAGTTCCACCACGCGGGGGGGAGTTTGAGCATCCCCATCGGGGTGGCGAACACCGCGGTTCTGCTGACGAGCAGCCTCACCATGGTCCTCGCCGTGGCCGCGGCCCACCGCGGGAACCTGAAGCGGTCCCTGCTCCTGACCTGGTCCACCGTGGCTCTGGGGGGGCTCTTTCTCGTCAACAAGGGCTTCGAATGGGCGGCCAAGTTCCACCACGGCGTCTACCCCAACTCGGACCACATGGCCTCCCTGCCGGCGGGGGAAAGGGTGTTCTTCGGCCTCTACTTTTCCATGACGGGCCTCCATGCCGCACACGTGATCGCCGGCATGGCGGTCCTTTCGGTTCTGGCGATCCTGATCGCGAAGGGGCGGATCGGCGCGAGGAATCCGGTGGTTCTCGAAAACGGGGGGCTCTACTGGCACCTCGTGGACGTGGTGTGGATCTACCTCCTGCCCCTCTTCTATTTGGCGGCGTGA
- a CDS encoding UbiA family prenyltransferase: MRDLMILTKVPIAATSTLSALSVYLLAGGGGGMGLAFLFAGVCLAAMGASALNEWQERDLDALMERTRRRPIPAGRISQSAALLLAVALVAAGLVLTWEVFGVLPAFLCLGAVFWYNAVYTPLKRLSAFAVVPGSVIGAIPPAIGWTAAGADLLDARLASLCFFFFLWQVPHFWLLLYRYGEEYERAGYPSLQKLLGKRGLARLTFVWLATAAASVLLLPLFGAVLSPASVWILGVAAMALTAGSLPLLGDRPAPRVFRAAFAAVNLFALLVMAALAAEPYWPGSLSVALR; encoded by the coding sequence ATGCGCGACCTGATGATTCTCACGAAAGTCCCCATCGCGGCGACTTCCACCCTGTCGGCCCTCTCCGTCTACCTCCTGGCCGGTGGGGGAGGCGGCATGGGCCTGGCGTTCCTCTTCGCCGGCGTGTGCCTGGCGGCCATGGGCGCCTCGGCGCTGAACGAGTGGCAGGAGCGGGACCTGGACGCTCTCATGGAGCGGACCCGCCGGCGCCCCATCCCGGCGGGGAGGATCTCCCAGAGCGCGGCCCTCCTTCTGGCCGTCGCCCTGGTCGCCGCGGGCCTCGTCCTGACATGGGAGGTCTTCGGGGTCTTGCCCGCGTTCCTGTGCCTGGGGGCCGTATTCTGGTACAACGCCGTCTATACGCCCCTCAAGCGCCTCTCGGCCTTCGCCGTCGTGCCGGGTTCGGTCATCGGCGCCATCCCTCCCGCCATCGGCTGGACGGCCGCCGGAGCGGACCTGCTCGACGCCCGCCTGGCCTCCCTCTGCTTCTTTTTCTTCCTCTGGCAGGTGCCCCACTTCTGGCTGCTCCTCTACCGCTACGGAGAGGAGTACGAGCGTGCGGGATACCCTTCCCTTCAAAAACTGTTGGGGAAGAGGGGCCTGGCGCGGCTCACTTTTGTGTGGCTCGCCACCGCCGCCGCCTCGGTCCTCCTCCTGCCCCTGTTCGGCGCGGTCCTCTCCCCGGCGTCCGTCTGGATCTTGGGCGTCGCCGCGATGGCCCTCACGGCCGGCTCTCTTCCCCTCCTGGGAGACCGGCCGGCCCCCCGTGTGTTCCGGGCGGCCTTCGCCGCCGTGAACCTCTTCGCGCTCCTCGTGATGGCCGCCCTGGCGGCGGAGCCTTACTGGCCCGGCTCCCTCTCCGTGGCCCTTCGCTGA
- the coxB gene encoding cytochrome c oxidase subunit II, which produces MGWMNQAATSAEKVDSVFLFVFVLSVLFLVFITGLMIYFVWKYNRKRHPRAESIEGHAWLEITWTAIPLILFLAMFYYGWTEFSYTRNPPRDAMAVDVLARQWSWSFTYPNGKQTSELYAALGRPLRLDIRSADVIHGFFVPAFRLKMDAVPGQVNTTWFEPTQVGAYDVECTVICGVDHSYMLSKVVVVPEEEFKAWYFGPEDAPAPGARYRASATAEPAQAVHPGLAVLQAHSCTTCHSLDGSVTVGPTFKGAFGRKDRVEAAGVEREITVDEAYLRKAIQEPNAEIVKGYPPAMPESPLSEKELDDVVAYLKTLK; this is translated from the coding sequence ATGGGCTGGATGAACCAGGCGGCGACCTCCGCCGAAAAGGTCGACTCGGTCTTCCTTTTCGTCTTCGTCTTGTCGGTTCTCTTCCTCGTGTTCATCACGGGGCTGATGATCTACTTCGTCTGGAAGTACAACCGGAAGCGGCACCCCCGCGCCGAGAGCATCGAGGGCCACGCGTGGCTCGAAATCACCTGGACCGCCATCCCGCTGATCCTTTTCCTGGCCATGTTTTATTACGGGTGGACGGAGTTCTCCTACACCCGGAACCCCCCCCGTGACGCCATGGCCGTGGACGTCCTGGCGCGTCAATGGTCCTGGTCCTTCACCTACCCCAATGGGAAACAGACGAGCGAACTGTACGCCGCGCTCGGGAGGCCCCTGCGGTTGGACATCCGGTCCGCCGACGTGATCCACGGCTTCTTCGTCCCCGCCTTCCGGCTGAAGATGGACGCCGTTCCCGGCCAGGTGAACACGACCTGGTTCGAGCCGACCCAGGTGGGCGCCTACGACGTGGAATGCACCGTCATTTGCGGGGTGGACCATTCCTACATGCTCTCCAAGGTCGTGGTGGTGCCCGAGGAGGAGTTCAAGGCGTGGTACTTCGGACCCGAGGACGCGCCGGCGCCAGGCGCCCGCTATCGGGCCTCCGCGACCGCAGAACCAGCCCAGGCCGTGCATCCGGGCCTGGCGGTCCTCCAGGCGCATTCCTGCACGACCTGCCACTCCCTCGACGGGAGCGTCACGGTGGGTCCCACCTTCAAGGGAGCTTTCGGCCGAAAGGACAGGGTCGAAGCGGCGGGCGTGGAGCGTGAAATTACGGTGGACGAGGCCTACCTTCGCAAGGCCATCCAGGAGCCCAATGCGGAAATCGTGAAGGGCTATCCGCCCGCCATGCCCGAGAGCCCTCTCTCGGAGAAGGAGCTCGATGACGTGGTGGCCTACCTGAAGACGCTGAAGTGA
- a CDS encoding DUF389 domain-containing protein — translation MSQDPFRPLVELLKSQADRFSQALGVPTATRSEVYELLFEESDLKKPFYWLSLLSACGIATLGLAQNSPAVIIGAMLLSPLMIPIVALGLALAIGDVFLGFRSAWACLVSVAASLGVSALVAVLLPFQETTLEILARTRPNPLDLGIALLCGLIAAVSAARLPSAGGGTVLPGVAIAVALVPPLCTAGWGLGAGWRRDVFAGAMILFFTNLAAIVFASLLVFLSIGMATSEETSEIRAFVAEREKGRRVHAWLDSMALTERFRKVGGLGNRVLVSAVAVLILLFPLNSGLKQVKREITLKREAAKAVDRFLPGVTILSRTVSAGQETPSLHLVLLAGATPVEASVREVEKYLEGRLDGPIRVTYTEVASRAAFKETPAAGASTSRFGEMVRALDSGEVARLASLWPGESAGTFLGAAVVAPPGPIRPRIQVRYLSGRRLGQEAAEVLRRGAAALLAVPSDSIQISCFSSTLPSLILRPFPGASDLSTWLAEATARIDEAGVPLSVAPGLALPRGLGARTQAELREAARRVLDELSGVALPGGFLEPTERILEPAEGTAPILEFRLVYRGDAGDVVRPTPVTGSESSRPR, via the coding sequence ATGTCGCAGGATCCTTTCCGGCCGCTGGTGGAGCTCCTCAAGTCGCAGGCGGATCGCTTCTCCCAGGCGCTTGGAGTGCCGACGGCTACGAGGTCGGAGGTCTACGAACTCCTCTTCGAGGAATCGGACCTGAAAAAGCCCTTCTACTGGCTCTCGCTGCTTTCCGCCTGCGGGATCGCGACGCTGGGCCTTGCCCAGAACAGTCCGGCCGTCATCATCGGAGCCATGCTCCTGTCGCCGCTCATGATCCCCATCGTGGCGTTGGGGCTCGCCCTGGCCATCGGGGACGTCTTTCTGGGCTTTCGCTCCGCGTGGGCCTGCCTGGTGTCCGTCGCAGCGTCCCTCGGGGTCTCGGCCCTTGTCGCGGTCCTTCTGCCCTTTCAGGAAACCACCCTCGAAATCCTCGCGCGCACCCGGCCCAACCCCCTGGATCTGGGTATTGCCCTCCTGTGCGGCCTGATCGCCGCCGTGTCCGCCGCGAGGCTGCCGTCGGCCGGAGGAGGGACCGTCCTACCGGGCGTGGCGATCGCCGTGGCCCTGGTCCCTCCCCTGTGTACGGCAGGATGGGGGCTAGGGGCCGGATGGCGGCGGGACGTGTTCGCCGGGGCCATGATTCTGTTCTTCACCAACCTGGCCGCCATCGTCTTCGCGTCTCTCCTGGTGTTTCTCTCGATCGGCATGGCGACGTCGGAGGAGACCTCCGAGATCCGCGCGTTCGTCGCCGAGAGGGAAAAGGGCAGGCGGGTTCACGCTTGGCTGGACAGCATGGCCCTGACCGAGAGGTTTCGGAAGGTGGGCGGGCTCGGCAATCGGGTCCTCGTTTCCGCGGTGGCCGTGCTCATTCTGCTCTTTCCCCTCAACAGCGGGCTCAAGCAGGTGAAGAGGGAGATCACCCTCAAGCGCGAAGCGGCGAAGGCCGTGGACCGGTTCCTTCCCGGCGTGACGATTCTCTCCCGAACCGTCTCCGCCGGGCAGGAAACGCCCAGCCTCCACCTGGTCCTGCTCGCCGGCGCAACCCCCGTCGAAGCCAGCGTCCGGGAGGTGGAGAAATACCTCGAAGGCCGACTGGACGGTCCGATTCGTGTTACGTACACGGAGGTTGCAAGCCGCGCCGCCTTCAAGGAGACTCCGGCGGCAGGCGCGAGTACGAGCCGGTTTGGAGAGATGGTCCGCGCGTTGGACTCCGGGGAGGTCGCGAGGCTCGCATCGCTATGGCCGGGGGAATCGGCGGGAACCTTTCTTGGAGCCGCGGTTGTGGCGCCGCCGGGCCCGATCCGGCCGCGCATCCAGGTTCGGTATCTGTCCGGAAGGCGCCTCGGGCAGGAAGCGGCGGAAGTGCTGAGGCGGGGCGCGGCGGCCCTCCTGGCCGTTCCCTCCGATTCCATCCAGATCTCTTGTTTCTCCTCCACGTTGCCGTCCTTGATCCTCCGGCCCTTTCCCGGGGCTTCGGATCTGAGCACGTGGTTGGCGGAGGCGACCGCCCGAATCGACGAAGCCGGCGTTCCCTTGAGCGTGGCTCCTGGGCTCGCGCTTCCCCGCGGGCTGGGGGCCCGAACCCAGGCGGAACTCCGGGAGGCCGCCAGGCGGGTTCTCGACGAATTGTCCGGCGTCGCCCTTCCGGGCGGATTCCTGGAACCGACGGAGCGAATCTTGGAGCCCGCAGAGGGGACCGCACCCATTCTCGAATTCCGCCTTGTGTACAGGGGGGACGCCGGGGATGTCGTCCGGCCGACTCCCGTCACCGGGAGCGAA